The following are from one region of the Verrucomicrobiales bacterium genome:
- a CDS encoding MFS transporter, with translation MTQMNGPWWKELNRYHWFVLIVAALGWLFDCLDQQLFTLARVPAMTELLAVNGVPPSKADVAKYGSMATSIFLLGWATGGLIFGVLGDKIGRAKTMLWTILIYSLCTGLSAFSTGFADFAFYRFITGLGVGGEFAVGVALVAEVMPDRARPYAISLLQALSAVGNISAALINIGLGEMEDLGMSRWRIMFLIGALPAFLALAIRTRLKEPERWKSVAGSGKKSEQLGSYAALFGHPVWRYRAFVGLALAFAGVVGLWGIGFFSPDLLRLVFTKHFVAQGMTDAEVAKQLFRWTGIALIMQNIAGFTGICCFGLLAQRIGRRPTFAITFIGAMLTTALVFWNLKELSQVFWMIPLMGFFQFALFGGYAVYFPELFPTNLRSTGVSFCYNVGRFIAATGPYLLGHLTSTVFVDKPEPMRYAGVAMCAVFLIGLIALPFAPETKGKPLPENERGFAH, from the coding sequence ATGACACAGATGAACGGCCCTTGGTGGAAGGAACTAAACCGGTATCACTGGTTTGTACTGATCGTGGCCGCCCTCGGCTGGCTCTTCGACTGTCTTGACCAGCAGCTGTTCACCTTGGCGCGAGTACCCGCGATGACCGAGTTGCTGGCGGTCAACGGTGTGCCGCCGTCGAAGGCCGATGTCGCCAAGTACGGGAGCATGGCAACCTCCATCTTCCTGCTCGGGTGGGCGACGGGTGGGCTGATCTTCGGGGTGCTGGGTGACAAGATTGGACGCGCCAAGACCATGTTGTGGACGATCTTGATCTACTCGCTCTGCACCGGGTTGAGCGCCTTTTCCACGGGGTTTGCCGATTTCGCCTTCTATCGGTTCATCACCGGCCTGGGAGTCGGGGGTGAATTTGCGGTCGGAGTTGCCCTCGTGGCGGAAGTGATGCCCGATCGAGCGCGGCCCTATGCGATTTCCTTGCTGCAGGCGCTTTCGGCGGTGGGCAACATCAGCGCGGCCTTGATTAACATCGGGCTCGGGGAGATGGAAGATTTAGGGATGAGCCGATGGCGGATCATGTTCCTCATTGGTGCGTTGCCGGCCTTCCTCGCCCTTGCCATCCGCACACGCTTGAAGGAGCCGGAACGTTGGAAGAGCGTCGCAGGAAGCGGTAAGAAGTCCGAGCAGCTGGGGTCCTATGCAGCGCTTTTCGGGCATCCGGTCTGGAGGTATCGGGCGTTCGTCGGTCTGGCTTTGGCGTTCGCGGGTGTGGTGGGGCTGTGGGGCATCGGGTTCTTTAGCCCGGATCTGCTGCGCCTGGTGTTCACCAAGCACTTTGTGGCTCAAGGAATGACGGACGCCGAGGTGGCCAAGCAGCTGTTCCGGTGGACGGGCATAGCCCTGATTATGCAGAACATCGCCGGCTTTACCGGGATCTGCTGCTTCGGCCTGCTGGCTCAGCGAATCGGACGCCGTCCGACGTTTGCGATCACCTTCATTGGGGCCATGCTCACCACGGCCCTGGTGTTCTGGAATCTGAAGGAACTCAGTCAGGTCTTTTGGATGATTCCGCTGATGGGCTTCTTCCAGTTCGCCCTCTTCGGCGGCTACGCGGTCTATTTCCCGGAGTTGTTTCCCACGAACCTTCGCAGCACCGGGGTCTCCTTCTGCTACAACGTCGGGCGCTTCATCGCGGCCACTGGACCCTATCTCCTGGGGCATCTGACCAGCACCGTCTTTGTCGATAAGCCCGAGCCCATGCGCTATGCGGGTGTCGCGATGTGCGCAGTGTTTCTCATCGGGCTGATCGCCTTGCCGTTCGCTCCCGAGACCAAGGGAAAGCCCCTGCCGGAGAACGAGCGCGGCTTCGCG